A portion of the Ferrimicrobium sp. genome contains these proteins:
- a CDS encoding N-acyl homoserine lactonase family protein, with protein sequence MKGSLRQSDIHRLDMGYVVRPGSETANGEPRVEPVYAYLIYHPEITMLFDTGIGAVDPETEAHYRPHRISLESTLHGVGSTLAHIDAIANSHLHFDHCGANPLFGHRHVWVQASELQCARGPDYTMEALIDFPGARYEVIDGRAEIATGITLVPTPGHSVGHQSLVAECEDGTLLIAGQATDFASEFASAHLAQQIFNQEGKGLAPIPPWMALVEAFDPRRVVFAHDMAIWESD encoded by the coding sequence ATGAAGGGATCACTCCGCCAAAGCGATATCCACCGGCTAGATATGGGTTATGTGGTGCGACCAGGAAGCGAAACAGCGAACGGAGAGCCCAGGGTCGAGCCAGTCTATGCCTACCTCATCTACCACCCCGAGATCACGATGCTCTTTGACACGGGGATCGGTGCAGTCGATCCTGAGACCGAGGCACACTATCGACCGCATCGCATCTCCCTGGAGTCGACACTCCACGGCGTCGGTTCTACCCTCGCTCACATCGATGCCATCGCGAACAGCCATCTGCACTTCGATCACTGTGGCGCAAATCCACTCTTTGGGCACCGTCACGTGTGGGTGCAAGCGAGTGAACTCCAATGCGCACGCGGACCAGATTACACGATGGAGGCACTCATCGACTTCCCTGGCGCTCGCTACGAGGTGATCGATGGCAGGGCTGAAATCGCCACGGGCATCACCCTCGTGCCAACGCCTGGCCACAGTGTTGGTCACCAGTCGCTCGTGGCCGAATGCGAAGATGGAACGTTGCTCATCGCTGGTCAAGCTACGGACTTTGCCTCGGAGTTCGCCAGTGCGCATCTCGCCCAACAAATCTTCAACCAGGAAGGTAAAGGATTGGCACCAATACCACCTTGGATGGCGCTCGTCGAGGCTTTCGATCCACGACGAGTCGTGTTTGCCCAC